In Liquorilactobacillus hordei DSM 19519, the following proteins share a genomic window:
- the yhbY gene encoding ribosome assembly RNA-binding protein YhbY, producing the protein MNLLSGKQKKFLKAKAHNLRPIFQVGKEGISDKWIEQIKFALDKRELIKVNVLQGSDFEASDVAEYLAENTDVIVVQVIGHVLVLYRQSAKEENRKVSTELRNI; encoded by the coding sequence ATGAATTTATTAAGCGGAAAACAAAAAAAGTTTCTAAAAGCTAAAGCACATAATTTGAGACCAATTTTTCAAGTTGGTAAAGAAGGAATTTCAGATAAGTGGATTGAACAAATTAAATTTGCTTTGGATAAACGTGAGTTAATAAAGGTTAATGTATTGCAAGGCTCAGATTTTGAAGCGAGTGATGTGGCTGAATATTTAGCAGAAAACACTGACGTTATTGTAGTTCAAGTTATCGGTCATGTACTTGTTTTATATCGCCAATCAGCTAAAGAAGAAAATCGTAAAGTTTCAACTGAATTACGCAATATTTAA
- the yqeH gene encoding ribosome biogenesis GTPase YqeH codes for MTDETEALYCIGCGSLIQSDNPDGLGYVPTSALKKQVETKELYCKRCFRLRHYNEVSDVSLTDDDFLKILTQIGDADALIVNVIDIFDFSGSIIPGIQRYVGKNPILMVGNKEDLLPKSLKRTKLKDWIRQSANIVGLRPVDVALVSAGKNHGIATLLSLIEKYREGRDVYVVGVTNVGKSTLINQIIKQQTGISELITTSRFPGTTLDKIEIPLDDEHLLIDTPGIIHQHQMAHFLSGKELNIASPQKEIKPRVYQLNAGQTLFLGGLARFDYISGEKDGIVVYTDNNLMLHRTKLENADTLYAKHVGELLQPPSEETLKKIPELVRFEFKTAQKSDLVFSGLGWITIPTGAVVAGWAPKGVSVTIRRAMI; via the coding sequence ATGACTGATGAAACTGAGGCACTATATTGTATTGGATGTGGCTCATTAATTCAAAGTGATAATCCAGATGGATTAGGTTATGTACCTACTTCCGCTTTGAAAAAACAAGTTGAAACTAAAGAATTATATTGTAAAAGATGTTTTAGGTTGCGTCACTATAATGAAGTCTCAGATGTCAGCTTGACAGATGATGATTTCTTGAAAATTTTGACACAAATCGGTGATGCAGACGCATTGATTGTAAATGTGATTGATATCTTTGACTTTAGTGGTTCGATTATTCCTGGTATTCAACGTTATGTTGGTAAGAATCCAATTTTGATGGTTGGAAATAAAGAGGACTTGTTACCTAAGTCACTTAAACGGACAAAGTTGAAGGACTGGATTAGGCAAAGTGCTAATATAGTTGGATTGAGACCAGTAGATGTGGCTTTGGTAAGTGCAGGGAAAAATCATGGAATAGCGACGCTCCTTTCTTTGATCGAGAAGTATCGCGAAGGGCGTGATGTGTACGTTGTAGGTGTGACCAATGTTGGAAAGTCAACTTTGATTAATCAGATTATTAAGCAACAAACAGGAATAAGTGAATTGATTACGACATCGCGTTTTCCAGGAACAACGCTTGATAAGATAGAGATACCGCTAGATGATGAGCACTTGTTAATTGATACTCCGGGGATAATACATCAACATCAAATGGCACATTTTCTTAGCGGTAAGGAACTTAATATTGCTTCACCGCAAAAAGAAATAAAACCGCGTGTATATCAATTGAATGCAGGACAAACGCTCTTTCTTGGTGGGTTAGCACGGTTTGATTACATTTCTGGTGAAAAAGATGGAATTGTTGTTTACACAGATAATAATTTGATGTTGCACCGAACAAAATTAGAAAATGCGGATACATTGTATGCTAAACATGTTGGTGAATTGTTGCAGCCTCCTTCTGAGGAAACATTGAAAAAAATACCCGAGTTAGTGAGATTTGAATTCAAAACTGCTCAAAAAAGCGATTTAGTCTTTTCAGGTTTAGGCTGGATAACTATCCCAACAGGTGCTGTAGTTGCTGGATGGGCACCAAAAGGTGTATCTGTGACAATTAGACGCGCAATGATTTAA
- a CDS encoding YqeG family HAD IIIA-type phosphatase, producing MLTCFKPTWMISSIYEITPDEIKKMGIKVVLTDLDNTLIAWNNPDGTPELRKWLEVMNAEKIPVIVVSNNNKKRVEKAVEPLGLPFISRAMKPLTKGINEAKKKLNLEDSQIVLVGDQLLTDVAAANAAKIKSIWVKPLVETDAWNTKLNRFLEKIIKKRLQKKNIIKEVWGHSLND from the coding sequence ATGCTGACTTGTTTCAAACCAACTTGGATGATTAGCTCAATATATGAGATAACACCAGATGAGATTAAGAAGATGGGCATTAAAGTAGTTTTAACTGACTTAGACAATACATTAATTGCATGGAATAATCCGGATGGCACTCCTGAGTTGCGAAAGTGGCTTGAGGTCATGAATGCTGAAAAGATTCCCGTAATTGTTGTTTCGAATAATAATAAGAAACGCGTTGAAAAAGCTGTTGAACCTTTAGGATTACCTTTTATTTCACGAGCTATGAAGCCGCTAACGAAGGGAATCAATGAGGCTAAGAAAAAATTAAATTTAGAAGACAGTCAAATTGTCTTGGTTGGTGATCAATTACTTACAGATGTTGCGGCGGCTAATGCTGCTAAAATAAAGAGTATCTGGGTTAAACCGCTTGTTGAAACAGATGCCTGGAATACAAAATTAAATCGTTTTTTAGAAAAAATAATAAAAAAAAGATTGCAAAAGAAAAATATTATAAAAGAAGTTTGGGGGCATTCATTGAATGACTGA
- the rplT gene encoding 50S ribosomal protein L20, which translates to MPRVKGGTVTRQRRKRMIKLAKGYRGSKHIQFKVAKQQVMKSYLYAFRDRRKTKTNFRKLWIARINAAARMNDISYSKLMHGLKLAEVEVNRKMLADLAISDSAAFTALVEEAKQALAK; encoded by the coding sequence ATGCCACGTGTTAAAGGTGGAACAGTTACGCGTCAACGTCGTAAAAGAATGATTAAATTAGCAAAAGGGTACCGCGGTTCAAAGCACATCCAATTCAAGGTAGCTAAGCAACAAGTTATGAAATCATACTTGTATGCTTTCCGTGATCGTCGTAAGACGAAGACAAATTTTCGCAAATTATGGATAGCTCGTATCAATGCAGCTGCTCGTATGAACGATATCAGCTACAGCAAATTAATGCATGGATTGAAGCTTGCTGAAGTTGAAGTTAACCGTAAGATGTTAGCAGATCTTGCAATTAGTGATAGTGCAGCATTTACAGCACTTGTTGAAGAAGCAAAGCAAGCATTAGCAAAATAA
- the rpmI gene encoding 50S ribosomal protein L35, with product MPKQKTHRASAKRFKRTGDGGLKRSNAFTSHRFHGKTKKQRRQLRKASMVSSSDMKRIKQMLSQMN from the coding sequence ATGCCAAAACAAAAAACACATCGCGCATCAGCAAAACGTTTCAAGCGTACAGGAGATGGCGGATTAAAGCGTTCAAACGCTTTTACAAGTCATCGATTCCACGGAAAGACAAAGAAACAACGTCGTCAATTACGCAAGGCATCAATGGTATCTAGCTCGGATATGAAACGTATCAAGCAGATGCTTTCACAAATGAACTAA
- the infC gene encoding translation initiation factor IF-3, with protein MVNEGIRASELRLIASDGSQLGVKTKQEALKLAEQSSLDLVLVAPKAKPPVARIMDYGKYRFELQKKQREARKNQKVINVKEVRLSPTIDTNDFNTKLNNALKFLGKGDKVKVSIRFKGRAITHKEIGYDVLNRFAKAVEEVATVESRAKMDGRSMFMMLAPKAEK; from the coding sequence ATGGTAAATGAAGGCATACGTGCAAGTGAATTGCGCTTAATTGCCAGTGATGGTTCCCAACTTGGGGTTAAAACCAAACAAGAAGCATTGAAGCTAGCTGAACAATCTAGTCTTGATCTCGTTTTAGTTGCTCCAAAGGCGAAACCACCTGTTGCCAGAATTATGGATTATGGTAAATATCGGTTTGAGCTGCAAAAGAAACAACGTGAGGCTAGAAAGAATCAAAAAGTTATCAATGTTAAAGAGGTTCGCTTGAGTCCTACGATTGACACAAACGACTTTAATACAAAATTGAATAATGCGCTTAAATTCCTTGGTAAGGGAGATAAGGTAAAAGTATCAATCCGTTTCAAAGGACGCGCAATTACTCATAAAGAAATCGGTTATGATGTTTTGAATCGATTTGCAAAAGCAGTTGAAGAAGTTGCAACTGTTGAATCGAGAGCAAAAATGGATGGACGCAGCATGTTCATGATGCTGGCACCTAAAGCCGAAAAATAG